A single region of the Sphingobium sp. TKS genome encodes:
- a CDS encoding nucleotidyltransferase family protein — protein MIAPASDITAILLAGARPVPDPLAVAAGVAVKPLAPVAGEPMINHPARALLAHPVIGRVIVLTQAPELFAGDPTTAWLAAHPKVRFETSGGGIASSLMALLDRADLPFPLLMTTADHVLLDAAMLDQMVREADGADIAVAMVERATLLARYPGSRRTWLKFRDGWWSGANIFWFGSGKARPVIALWQEVEQDRKKGWKILSAFGPLALLGAVLRISSLRGGIARVGRRFGLVARLVAMEQAEACIDADKPDDVVLIEEILAGAAI, from the coding sequence ATGATCGCACCGGCTTCTGACATCACTGCAATATTGCTGGCCGGGGCGCGGCCTGTTCCCGATCCCTTGGCTGTGGCGGCGGGGGTGGCGGTGAAGCCGCTGGCGCCCGTAGCGGGCGAGCCGATGATCAACCATCCGGCGCGGGCCTTGCTGGCGCATCCGGTGATCGGGCGCGTGATCGTGCTGACGCAGGCGCCGGAGCTGTTTGCTGGCGATCCGACTACCGCCTGGCTGGCGGCGCATCCCAAGGTGCGGTTCGAAACGAGTGGGGGCGGGATTGCATCCTCGCTGATGGCGTTGTTGGACCGGGCGGATTTGCCCTTTCCGCTGCTGATGACGACGGCGGATCATGTGCTGCTGGATGCAGCGATGCTCGACCAGATGGTGCGGGAGGCTGATGGCGCCGACATTGCCGTGGCGATGGTGGAGCGGGCGACCTTGCTGGCGCGCTATCCGGGATCGCGGCGGACCTGGCTGAAGTTCCGCGACGGCTGGTGGTCGGGGGCGAATATCTTCTGGTTCGGGAGTGGCAAGGCCCGGCCGGTGATCGCGCTTTGGCAAGAGGTTGAGCAGGACCGCAAGAAGGGGTGGAAGATATTGTCCGCCTTCGGGCCTTTGGCTTTGCTGGGGGCGGTGCTCAGGATTTCGAGCTTGCGGGGCGGGATTGCGCGGGTGGGGCGGCGCTTTGGGCTGGTGGCGCGGCTGGTGGCGATGGAGCAGGCGGAGGCCTGTATCGATGCGGACAAGCCGGATGATGTTGTGCTGATCGAAGAGATTTTGGCGGGGGCCGCGATATAG
- a CDS encoding M23 family metallopeptidase: MFHGSQINAQQGGASASLWLTDSIRNGAPVEDSRDWREKLRDWAEDVELVPDLGQRVGSFTWFRGLATCFGLCAAALYLSPGFHALPGEPQPLMASRQFDEVRSQMIMPLAMGADSGRRMGPTDAVQPLRETPERPQIELRAQIGGSDSLGRALARAGVSGGDVATVMSLVAGDVGAGMKPGTPLDIVLGRRASRDVPRPLDKLAFRARLDLGIEISRAGGVLQVQRTAIHVDDTPLRIQGVVGESLYHSARAAGAPPKAIQSFLRVVAQQIDLGSISAGDRYDMVTEYRRADTGDVEVGDLLFAGLHRASGRGIDMLKWNSDGRTQWFEASGVGQRRGVLSAPVAGRMSSSFGMRRHPILGYTRMHAGIDFAAAYGSPIYAATDGVVSYAGRHGGHGNYVRLEHGSGLATGYAHMSRIAAAPGQRVRQGQVIGYVGSSGLSTGPHLHYELYRNGQTINPLSVRFTTTSQLAGRELAAFRARLVQLKSLRVGLPVQVAQKQQAQSAGPAASGK, translated from the coding sequence GTGTTTCATGGCAGTCAGATCAATGCCCAACAGGGGGGCGCCTCTGCGTCCCTGTGGCTGACTGACTCCATCCGCAATGGGGCGCCGGTCGAGGATTCGCGCGATTGGCGCGAAAAGCTGCGCGACTGGGCGGAGGATGTGGAGCTGGTTCCCGACCTTGGCCAGCGGGTGGGAAGTTTCACCTGGTTCCGGGGACTTGCGACCTGTTTCGGACTGTGCGCGGCGGCGCTTTATCTGTCGCCGGGTTTCCATGCGCTGCCGGGCGAGCCGCAGCCTTTGATGGCGTCCCGGCAATTCGACGAAGTGCGCAGCCAGATGATCATGCCGCTCGCCATGGGCGCCGACAGCGGGCGGCGCATGGGACCGACCGACGCCGTGCAGCCGCTGCGCGAGACGCCGGAGCGGCCGCAGATCGAGCTGCGCGCGCAGATCGGCGGAAGCGATTCGCTGGGCCGGGCGCTGGCGCGGGCCGGGGTGAGCGGGGGCGATGTAGCGACGGTGATGAGCCTTGTCGCCGGCGATGTCGGCGCGGGCATGAAGCCGGGGACGCCGCTGGACATCGTGCTCGGTCGCCGGGCGAGCCGGGATGTGCCCCGGCCGCTGGACAAGCTGGCATTCCGGGCGCGGCTGGACCTGGGGATAGAGATTTCGCGGGCTGGCGGGGTGTTGCAGGTGCAGCGGACCGCGATCCATGTCGACGATACGCCGCTGCGCATCCAGGGCGTCGTGGGCGAGAGCCTGTACCATTCGGCGCGGGCCGCGGGGGCGCCGCCCAAGGCGATCCAGAGCTTCCTGCGCGTGGTGGCGCAGCAGATCGATCTGGGATCGATCTCGGCGGGCGACCGCTATGATATGGTCACCGAATATCGGCGGGCGGATACCGGCGATGTCGAGGTGGGCGACCTGTTGTTCGCCGGACTGCACCGGGCCAGCGGGCGCGGCATCGACATGCTGAAATGGAATAGCGACGGGCGGACCCAATGGTTCGAGGCGTCGGGCGTGGGCCAGCGGCGGGGTGTGCTGTCCGCGCCGGTCGCGGGGCGCATGTCGTCCAGCTTCGGCATGCGGCGGCACCCGATATTGGGCTATACCCGAATGCATGCGGGGATCGATTTCGCGGCGGCCTATGGATCGCCCATCTATGCGGCGACCGACGGCGTGGTGTCCTATGCCGGGCGGCATGGCGGACATGGCAATTATGTGCGGCTGGAGCATGGCAGTGGCCTTGCCACCGGCTATGCGCATATGAGCCGGATCGCGGCCGCGCCGGGGCAGCGCGTGCGGCAGGGGCAGGTGATCGGCTATGTCGGCTCCTCCGGCCTGTCGACCGGGCCGCATCTGCATTATGAACTGTATCGCAACGGGCAGACGATCAATCCGCTGTCGGTTCGCTTTACGACCACGTCGCAATTGGCTGGGCGGGAGTTGGCGGCTTTCCGGGCGCGGCTGGTGCAGTTGAAGAGCCTGCGCGTGGGATTGCCCGTGCAGGTGGCCCAAAAGCAGCAAGCCCAGAGTGCGGGACCGGCGGCTTCCGGGAAATAG
- a CDS encoding helicase-related protein: MALFARSPITAVLGPTNTGKTHLAVERMCGHSSGMMGFPLRLLAREVYDRVVGMKGASQVALITGEEKIVPPNARYFLCTAESMPVDRDYAFVALDEAQLGADPERGHVFTDRLLRARGREETMILGSASISRVVKSLVPDAEIIGRPRFSTLSYAGAKKLSRLPKRSAIVAFSAEEVYAVAEMLRRFRGGAAVVMGALSPRTRNAQVQMFLNGEVDYLVATDAIGMGLNLDVAHVAFASLRKFDGRRTRRLTVAEMAQIAGRAGRHHKDGTFGSLGHEEGDAAFTPEEIETIEAHRFPPVEQLFWRGGTPRTDRLDHLIFDLEEKPERPELRAAPEAVDLAVLKRLADDPLVIERAKGQKQVERLWAACGLPDFQKLGAEHHARTVSRIWRFLSEGSGHIPRDWFAQQIARLDSVQGDIDTLSGRIAAARTWSYIAHRADWLAHPAEMAERTRTLEEKLSDALHAALMQRFVDRRTTVLLRDIGQSVDNLPVEIEPDGTVCVDGETIGRLDGFRFSVDPATRHQDRKMLLAAAERRLGRILRVKADELLSAPDTDFALMDEAGQAPGISWKGDAVATLHGGPALLTPEIRLDRALLALGQDVQKLVLARLTTWFDAQKEKHLLPLTKMVASSSDPEVPAVVRAVFAQLADAGGVIARTDLDSALGHLDKDQRHLLRRAGIDIGVLDIYHPGLLKPGAARWRAALLAARIAKPCLPLPGPGLTLIPAGEKPEQMGARIAGFRGFGEQMLRIDMAERMARTAHEAIAKNEAFTAQSPQIVSLGLSEEAFLQLMRLAGFRPVEAPEEGGPNWVFRGRQKPRPHQQHQRSDKRAAPSQGKSQGKTRGDRAPRPAASSGPAPTGNHAFAGLAELLGRNG, translated from the coding sequence ATGGCCCTATTTGCCCGCTCGCCCATCACCGCCGTGTTGGGCCCTACCAACACCGGCAAGACCCACCTCGCCGTCGAACGCATGTGCGGCCATTCCTCCGGGATGATGGGCTTTCCGCTCCGCCTTCTGGCGCGCGAAGTCTATGACCGGGTGGTCGGGATGAAGGGCGCCAGCCAAGTCGCTCTCATCACGGGCGAGGAAAAGATCGTGCCGCCGAACGCGCGCTATTTCCTCTGCACGGCGGAATCCATGCCGGTCGACAGAGATTACGCCTTCGTCGCCCTGGACGAAGCCCAACTCGGCGCCGACCCGGAGCGCGGCCATGTCTTCACCGACCGGCTGTTGCGCGCCCGGGGTCGCGAGGAAACGATGATCCTCGGTTCCGCCAGCATCAGCCGCGTCGTCAAATCCCTCGTCCCCGATGCGGAGATCATCGGCCGCCCTCGATTCTCGACGCTCAGCTACGCAGGCGCGAAAAAGCTCTCCCGCCTGCCCAAGCGCTCCGCCATCGTCGCCTTCTCCGCCGAAGAGGTCTACGCCGTGGCCGAAATGCTCCGCCGCTTCCGGGGCGGAGCGGCGGTGGTGATGGGCGCGCTTTCCCCCCGCACGCGCAACGCGCAGGTGCAGATGTTCCTGAACGGAGAGGTCGACTATCTGGTCGCCACCGACGCGATCGGCATGGGGTTGAACCTGGACGTCGCCCATGTCGCCTTCGCCTCGCTGCGCAAGTTCGACGGCCGCCGCACGCGCCGCCTCACCGTCGCGGAAATGGCGCAGATCGCAGGCCGCGCGGGCCGCCACCACAAAGACGGCACCTTCGGCAGCCTGGGTCATGAAGAGGGCGACGCCGCCTTCACCCCCGAAGAAATCGAGACCATCGAAGCCCACCGCTTCCCGCCGGTCGAGCAACTTTTCTGGCGCGGCGGCACCCCGCGCACCGACCGGCTCGACCATCTGATCTTCGATCTGGAAGAGAAACCCGAACGCCCCGAACTGCGCGCCGCGCCCGAGGCTGTCGACCTTGCCGTCCTCAAACGCCTAGCCGACGACCCGCTGGTAATCGAGCGCGCCAAGGGCCAGAAGCAGGTCGAACGTCTCTGGGCCGCCTGCGGCCTGCCCGATTTCCAGAAGCTGGGGGCGGAACATCATGCCCGCACGGTCAGCCGCATCTGGCGCTTCCTCTCGGAAGGGAGCGGCCACATTCCTCGCGACTGGTTCGCCCAGCAGATCGCGCGACTCGATTCGGTTCAGGGCGACATCGACACGCTATCGGGCCGGATCGCCGCGGCGCGCACCTGGTCCTATATCGCCCATCGCGCCGACTGGCTCGCCCATCCGGCTGAAATGGCCGAACGCACGCGTACGCTTGAAGAAAAACTCTCGGATGCGCTCCACGCCGCGCTGATGCAGCGTTTCGTGGACCGCCGCACCACGGTTCTGCTAAGGGATATCGGCCAGAGCGTGGACAATCTGCCCGTCGAAATAGAGCCGGACGGGACAGTCTGCGTCGATGGCGAGACGATCGGGCGACTTGACGGATTTCGTTTCTCGGTCGATCCCGCTACCCGGCATCAGGACAGGAAGATGCTGTTGGCGGCCGCTGAACGGCGCCTTGGAAGGATATTGCGAGTGAAGGCTGACGAATTGCTGAGCGCACCCGATACTGATTTCGCGCTCATGGACGAAGCAGGACAAGCCCCCGGCATAAGCTGGAAGGGGGACGCGGTGGCCACGCTGCATGGCGGCCCCGCGCTGCTGACCCCGGAAATCCGGCTGGATCGCGCGCTTCTGGCGCTGGGCCAGGATGTGCAGAAGCTCGTTCTCGCCCGCCTCACCACCTGGTTCGACGCGCAGAAGGAAAAGCACCTCCTGCCGCTGACCAAGATGGTCGCCAGCTCCTCCGACCCCGAAGTCCCCGCCGTCGTCCGCGCCGTCTTCGCCCAGCTTGCCGATGCGGGCGGCGTGATCGCGCGCACCGATCTCGATTCGGCGCTCGGCCATCTCGACAAGGATCAGCGCCATTTGCTGCGCCGCGCCGGCATCGATATCGGCGTGCTCGACATCTATCATCCCGGCCTGCTCAAGCCCGGCGCCGCCCGCTGGCGCGCCGCTTTGCTGGCGGCCCGCATCGCCAAGCCCTGCCTGCCTCTACCCGGTCCCGGCCTCACCCTGATCCCCGCCGGCGAAAAGCCCGAGCAGATGGGCGCCCGCATCGCCGGTTTCCGTGGCTTTGGCGAACAGATGCTGCGCATCGACATGGCCGAACGCATGGCCCGCACCGCACATGAAGCCATCGCCAAGAACGAGGCCTTCACCGCGCAAAGCCCGCAGATCGTCTCGCTGGGCCTGTCGGAAGAGGCCTTCCTGCAATTGATGCGCCTCGCCGGCTTCCGCCCCGTGGAAGCGCCCGAGGAGGGCGGCCCCAACTGGGTCTTCCGCGGCCGGCAAAAGCCCCGCCCGCACCAGCAGCACCAGCGCAGCGACAAGCGCGCCGCTCCATCGCAGGGCAAGTCCCAGGGTAAGACACGCGGCGACCGGGCGCCCCGTCCCGCCGCCTCATCCGGCCCTGCGCCCACTGGCAACCACGCTTTTGCGGGTCTTGCCGAATTGCTGGGCCGTAATGGCTGA
- a CDS encoding RNA-binding S4 domain-containing protein has protein sequence MADAGMVSVHGPSLRIDKFLWFARLAKSRSVAQKMAEEGHIRLNGRRIDRSHAPVRAGDLITFPHPSGVRVVRVTQLPDRRGPAPEAQACYEELTVGA, from the coding sequence ATGGCTGACGCGGGCATGGTGTCGGTCCACGGACCAAGCCTGCGCATCGACAAATTCCTCTGGTTCGCGCGCCTCGCGAAGAGTCGCTCGGTCGCCCAGAAAATGGCGGAGGAAGGCCATATCCGCCTGAATGGCCGCCGCATCGACCGCTCGCACGCCCCGGTGCGGGCGGGTGACCTCATCACCTTCCCCCACCCCAGCGGCGTGCGAGTGGTTAGGGTGACCCAGCTCCCCGATCGCCGAGGCCCGGCACCGGAGGCGCAGGCCTGCTATGAAGAACTGACCGTAGGCGCCTGA
- the fdxA gene encoding ferredoxin FdxA: MTYVVTDNCIRCKYMDCVEVCPVDCFYEGENMLVINPNECIDCGVCEPECPAEAILPDTENGLEKWLELNTKFSAEWPNITVKGDAPADADAMKGVENKLAQFFSPEPGSGS; this comes from the coding sequence ATGACCTACGTCGTGACCGATAACTGCATCCGCTGCAAATATATGGATTGCGTCGAGGTTTGCCCCGTGGATTGTTTCTACGAGGGCGAGAATATGCTGGTCATCAACCCCAATGAGTGCATCGACTGCGGCGTGTGCGAGCCTGAGTGCCCTGCCGAAGCGATCCTACCCGATACCGAAAACGGCCTGGAAAAATGGCTGGAGTTGAACACGAAATTCTCCGCCGAATGGCCGAACATCACCGTCAAGGGTGATGCCCCCGCCGACGCCGACGCGATGAAGGGCGTCGAAAACAAGCTGGCACAGTTCTTCTCGCCCGAGCCCGGCAGCGGAAGCTGA
- a CDS encoding CarD family transcriptional regulator, which produces MAAKALSFDVGDYVVYPKHGVGRVIELQKEQIAGMELELYVLRFEKERMTLRVPTNKAEGVGMRKLSSNKTLEEAVETLKGKPKVKRTMWSRRAQEYEAKINSGDLVSIAEVTRDLFRADDQPEQSYSERQIFEAASSRLARELAAMEETDEPSALKKILRILNEAAPRYVKVES; this is translated from the coding sequence ATGGCTGCCAAGGCGCTGTCCTTTGACGTAGGTGATTATGTTGTTTACCCCAAGCATGGCGTTGGCCGCGTCATAGAGCTGCAAAAGGAGCAGATTGCGGGCATGGAGCTGGAGCTCTATGTTCTCCGCTTCGAAAAGGAGCGCATGACGCTCCGCGTGCCCACGAACAAGGCCGAAGGCGTCGGCATGCGCAAGCTGTCCTCCAACAAGACGCTGGAGGAAGCGGTCGAAACGCTTAAGGGCAAGCCCAAGGTGAAGCGCACCATGTGGTCGCGCCGCGCTCAGGAATATGAAGCGAAGATTAATTCGGGCGACCTGGTGTCGATTGCCGAAGTGACCCGCGACCTGTTCCGCGCCGACGACCAGCCGGAACAGAGCTATTCCGAACGGCAGATCTTCGAGGCCGCCTCCAGCCGCCTCGCCCGCGAACTCGCGGCGATGGAGGAAACGGACGAGCCGAGCGCGCTCAAGAAAATCCTGCGCATCCTCAACGAAGCCGCACCCCGTTACGTGAAGGTGGAAAGCTGA
- the betI gene encoding transcriptional regulator BetI produces the protein MEHKVEGRPERARFVRETADVRRQALIEATARCLAEKGVGGTSVRAICAYAGVSAGLLTHYFDGVDALILATYRDVGEQVAAAMERAVAEAGADPRARLWAYLRSNFQPPVLDPNLLATWISFWSLNKTNPKIAATHAETYGGGRERMEVLLREAAPQIPRPDARIAAIGLTAMIDGLWLELCLDSSTFTIEEALGMIEEAMNYVLHKPRGGPIDQ, from the coding sequence ATGGAGCACAAGGTTGAAGGGCGCCCCGAACGGGCGCGTTTCGTTCGCGAAACCGCAGATGTCCGGCGGCAGGCTCTGATCGAGGCAACCGCGCGCTGCCTGGCCGAAAAGGGCGTGGGCGGCACCTCCGTCCGGGCGATCTGCGCCTATGCGGGCGTGTCCGCAGGCCTGCTGACTCATTATTTCGACGGCGTGGACGCCCTGATCCTGGCGACCTATCGCGATGTCGGGGAACAGGTCGCCGCCGCGATGGAACGCGCGGTGGCGGAGGCTGGAGCCGATCCCCGCGCCCGGCTCTGGGCCTATTTGCGGTCCAATTTCCAGCCGCCGGTACTGGATCCCAATCTGCTTGCGACCTGGATTTCCTTCTGGAGCCTCAACAAGACCAATCCGAAAATCGCCGCCACCCATGCCGAAACCTATGGCGGCGGGCGCGAACGCATGGAGGTGCTGCTGCGGGAGGCCGCGCCGCAAATTCCCCGCCCGGACGCGCGCATCGCCGCCATCGGCCTTACTGCGATGATCGATGGCCTCTGGCTGGAACTGTGCCTCGATTCGTCCACCTTCACCATCGAGGAAGCGTTGGGCATGATCGAGGAAGCGATGAATTACGTCCTGCACAAACCCAGAGGCGGTCCGATCGATCAATAA
- the ahpC gene encoding alkyl hydroperoxide reductase subunit C, whose amino-acid sequence MALINTTIKPFTATAYKQGKFVDVTDADVKGKWAVFFFYPADFTFVCPTELEDLADIYPTLQKLNVEVYSVSTDTHFSHKAWHDTSPAIGKINYFMLGDQSGTITNNFDVMRPGVGLADRATFLVDPEGVIQFMEITSEGVGRNATELLRKVKAAQYVAANPGEVCPAKWEEGEATLAPSLDLVGKI is encoded by the coding sequence ATGGCTCTTATCAACACGACCATCAAGCCGTTCACCGCCACCGCGTACAAGCAGGGCAAGTTCGTCGACGTCACCGACGCCGATGTGAAGGGCAAGTGGGCCGTCTTCTTCTTCTACCCCGCCGACTTCACCTTCGTCTGCCCGACGGAGCTGGAGGATCTGGCCGATATCTACCCGACGCTCCAGAAGCTGAACGTCGAGGTTTACTCGGTTTCGACCGACACGCATTTCAGCCACAAGGCCTGGCACGACACCTCGCCGGCGATCGGCAAGATCAACTATTTCATGCTGGGCGACCAGTCGGGCACCATCACCAACAATTTCGACGTGATGCGTCCGGGCGTCGGCCTGGCTGACCGCGCCACCTTCCTGGTCGATCCCGAAGGCGTGATCCAGTTCATGGAAATCACTTCGGAAGGCGTCGGCCGCAACGCGACCGAACTGCTCCGCAAGGTCAAGGCCGCGCAATATGTCGCCGCCAACCCTGGCGAAGTCTGCCCGGCCAAGTGGGAAGAAGGCGAAGCCACGCTGGCGCCCTCGCTCGACCTCGTCGGCAAGATCTAA
- the ahpF gene encoding alkyl hydroperoxide reductase subunit F yields MLDANLKGQLKAYMANITQPIELVASLDEGAKSRELKTLLDEIAELSDKVSITTGPKTDSTKRVPSFMIRRTGTDIGVTFAGLPMGHEFTSLVLALLQVGGHPSKAAQELLQQIKDIDGDFAFETYFSLSCQNCPDVVQALNLMAVLNPRISHTAIDGALFKEEVDARKVMAVPTVFLNGEPFASGRMELEQIVAKIDSGAATRAAEKIKAQDPFEVLIVGGGPAGAAAAIYAARKGIRTGVAAERFGGQVLDTMDIENFISVSRTEGPKFAAALEAHVKDYDVEIMNLQKAAKLIPAKTEGGYHEVVLGNGASLKGKTVILSTGARWRQMGVPGEDEYRNKGVAYCPHCDGPLFKGKRVAVIGGGNSGVEAAIDLAGIVAHVTLIEYDSQLRADAVLQRKLASLPNVRIITSALTTKVDGNGERVTGLSYKDRNSGTEHDIELEGIFVQIGLVPNTEWLKDTIALSPRGEIEIDARGETSQPGIFAAGDCTTVPYKQIVIACGAGSTAALSAFDYLIRLPAAEETAEAA; encoded by the coding sequence ATGTTGGACGCAAATCTCAAGGGCCAGCTCAAGGCCTATATGGCGAACATCACCCAGCCGATCGAGCTGGTGGCGTCGCTGGACGAAGGCGCGAAGAGCCGTGAACTCAAGACGCTGCTGGATGAGATCGCCGAACTGTCGGACAAGGTATCCATCACCACCGGCCCAAAAACCGATAGCACCAAGCGCGTCCCCAGCTTCATGATCCGCCGTACCGGCACGGACATCGGCGTGACCTTCGCCGGCCTGCCCATGGGCCATGAATTCACCTCGCTCGTCCTCGCCCTGCTGCAAGTCGGCGGCCACCCGTCCAAGGCGGCGCAGGAACTGCTCCAGCAGATCAAGGACATCGACGGTGACTTCGCCTTCGAAACCTATTTCTCGCTGTCCTGCCAGAACTGCCCCGATGTGGTGCAGGCGCTGAACCTGATGGCCGTCCTCAACCCCCGCATCAGCCACACCGCCATCGACGGCGCGCTATTCAAGGAAGAAGTCGACGCCCGCAAGGTCATGGCCGTCCCCACCGTCTTCCTGAACGGCGAACCCTTCGCCAGCGGCCGGATGGAACTGGAGCAGATCGTCGCGAAGATCGACAGCGGCGCGGCCACCCGCGCAGCGGAGAAGATCAAGGCGCAAGACCCGTTCGAAGTGCTGATCGTCGGTGGCGGTCCCGCTGGCGCTGCGGCGGCGATCTATGCGGCGCGCAAGGGCATCCGCACCGGCGTCGCGGCGGAGCGCTTCGGCGGTCAGGTGCTCGACACCATGGATATCGAGAATTTCATCTCGGTCAGCCGCACCGAAGGCCCCAAATTCGCCGCCGCGCTGGAAGCCCATGTGAAGGACTATGACGTCGAGATCATGAACCTGCAGAAGGCCGCCAAGCTGATCCCGGCCAAGACCGAAGGCGGCTATCATGAGGTCGTGCTGGGAAATGGCGCGTCCTTGAAGGGCAAGACCGTCATTCTCTCCACCGGCGCGCGCTGGCGGCAGATGGGCGTGCCCGGCGAAGACGAATATCGCAACAAGGGCGTGGCCTACTGCCCGCATTGCGACGGCCCGCTGTTCAAGGGCAAGCGCGTGGCGGTGATCGGCGGCGGCAATAGCGGCGTCGAGGCGGCCATCGACCTGGCCGGCATCGTCGCCCATGTGACTCTGATCGAGTATGACAGCCAGCTCCGCGCCGACGCCGTGCTCCAGCGCAAACTCGCCAGCCTGCCCAATGTCAGGATCATCACCTCGGCCCTCACGACCAAGGTGGACGGCAATGGCGAACGCGTCACCGGCCTCAGCTACAAGGATCGCAACAGCGGCACGGAGCATGATATCGAACTGGAAGGCATTTTCGTCCAGATCGGCCTCGTCCCGAACACCGAATGGCTGAAAGACACGATCGCCCTTTCCCCACGTGGCGAGATCGAGATCGACGCGCGCGGCGAAACCAGCCAGCCCGGCATCTTCGCGGCGGGCGACTGCACGACTGTGCCCTACAAGCAGATCGTGATCGCTTGCGGAGCGGGCTCGACGGCGGCGCTCTCCGCCTTCGATTACTTGATCCGCCTGCCAGCGGCGGAGGAGACCGCCGAAGCGGCCTGA
- a CDS encoding L,D-transpeptidase family protein: protein MRAFLTWMLLPLLCVIAVPVAGQEPVGPGGYRWLEEGPFVGPLYMVISIERQMVHVYDGDRLVGIASVSTGMKGHRTPTGEFPVLQKREWHRSNIYSNAPMPFMQRLTWDGIALHAGHNPGHPASHGCIRLPYAFARKLFGMTQVGTLVSVTSDRLSPVLMVDALVVGDPGSAVVTFAPQAPVVLAQRDETAAPMLEVDPGIFRLRLMRR, encoded by the coding sequence ATGCGCGCCTTTCTAACCTGGATGCTTTTGCCGCTGCTGTGCGTGATCGCCGTGCCCGTGGCGGGGCAGGAGCCGGTGGGGCCGGGGGGCTATCGCTGGCTGGAGGAGGGGCCGTTCGTCGGGCCGCTCTATATGGTGATCAGCATCGAGCGACAGATGGTGCATGTCTATGATGGCGACCGGCTGGTCGGGATTGCCAGCGTGTCGACGGGCATGAAGGGGCATCGCACGCCGACCGGGGAGTTTCCGGTGCTGCAGAAGCGGGAATGGCATCGGTCGAACATCTATTCCAACGCGCCCATGCCCTTCATGCAGCGGCTGACCTGGGACGGGATTGCGCTCCATGCGGGGCATAATCCCGGCCATCCGGCGAGCCATGGGTGCATCAGGCTGCCTTATGCCTTTGCGCGCAAGCTGTTCGGGATGACGCAAGTCGGGACTCTGGTCAGTGTGACCTCGGACCGATTGAGTCCGGTGTTGATGGTGGATGCGCTGGTGGTGGGCGATCCGGGAAGCGCCGTCGTGACTTTCGCGCCGCAAGCGCCGGTGGTGCTGGCGCAGCGGGATGAGACGGCCGCGCCGATGCTGGAGGTCGATCCGGGGATTTTCCGGCTGCGCTTGATGCGGCGTTAA
- a CDS encoding ribonuclease HII: MPDFSHELLHHPGLVAGVDEAGRGPLAGPVVAGAVILRQEDCPQGLNDSKQLSAARRAMLEGEIKARALCWGLGVASVEEIDSLNILWATMLAMRRAVEALTQDCAHVLVDGNRCPQWRWASTAVVEGDAKCLSIAAASILAKEARDRMMIEAAAVHPHYGWESNKGYGSAKHLAALREHGPTPLHRRSFAPVAQLSLL, encoded by the coding sequence ATGCCTGATTTTTCCCATGAACTGCTGCATCATCCGGGACTGGTTGCCGGGGTGGACGAGGCAGGGCGCGGCCCGCTGGCCGGGCCGGTCGTGGCGGGGGCGGTGATCCTGCGGCAGGAGGATTGCCCGCAAGGTCTCAACGACAGCAAGCAGTTGAGCGCTGCCCGGCGCGCCATGCTGGAGGGGGAGATCAAGGCGCGGGCGCTGTGCTGGGGGCTGGGCGTCGCTTCGGTCGAGGAGATTGACAGCCTCAACATCCTCTGGGCGACCATGCTGGCGATGAGGCGGGCGGTCGAGGCGTTGACCCAGGATTGCGCGCATGTGCTGGTGGACGGCAATCGCTGCCCGCAATGGCGCTGGGCATCGACGGCGGTGGTCGAGGGTGACGCCAAATGTCTGTCGATCGCGGCGGCCTCCATCCTGGCGAAAGAAGCACGCGACCGGATGATGATCGAGGCGGCGGCGGTGCATCCCCATTATGGTTGGGAAAGCAACAAGGGCTATGGCAGCGCCAAGCATCTGGCCGCGCTGCGCGAACATGGGCCGACGCCGCTGCACCGCAGGAGCTTCGCGCCGGTCGCGCAATTGAGCTTGCTGTAG